The sequence CAAGATTACCATGTTAGATGCTATACACTCTTCCGATATTGACTTTGTTGAAGAGGGTGCAGTTCCAGGAGGCAGTGCGGCAGGTTTCCTATTTACTTTACCTGACGGTAAGAAGATATACCATGCTGGAGATACTGCATTATATGGTGATATGGAAAATATTATTGGACATATCTATAAACCAGATATTCTTATGGTACCAATTGGAGATAAATTCACCATGGGTCCTTTTGAGGGAGCACTTGCAACCCGTTGGATTTCTCCAAAAGCTGTTATTCCAATGCATTATAATACATTTCCTGCTATTGGACAGGACCCGGTCGTGTTTTCTAATTTTGTAAAACAATTGGATCCCTCAATTGATGTGGTAATAATGAATCCAGGTGAAATTTACAAGCCTGAAATATTCAATCAAGAAGAAGATTGATCTTTATAGAGATTTTATATAAAATAAAATTTAAAATTAGTTTTTAATATAAGAGTAGAGTTTTTAGATTTTAATTTAAAATTTAGGTTTTTTAAAATTAGATTCATATTTAATG comes from Methanobrevibacter boviskoreani JH1 and encodes:
- a CDS encoding metal-dependent hydrolase, whose product is MEIRWLGHSAFEITTDEEIKILIDPFISNNPACNIPVEELEPDIICITHGHSDHFGDAYEIAMRNNSIVISNAEIALFLQRQGIEAVSMNIGGSVFVHDIKITMLDAIHSSDIDFVEEGAVPGGSAAGFLFTLPDGKKIYHAGDTALYGDMENIIGHIYKPDILMVPIGDKFTMGPFEGALATRWISPKAVIPMHYNTFPAIGQDPVVFSNFVKQLDPSIDVVIMNPGEIYKPEIFNQEED